The following coding sequences are from one Lysinibacillus sp. FSL W8-0992 window:
- a CDS encoding TerC family protein — MEAILLEYAWVLVVLIVLEGLLAADNAVVMAVMVKHLPKVQQQKALLYGLVGAFIFRFAALFLITVLVNFWQIQALGAAYLLFMSIKHIYDSRKAAGDSDEIKEPKKQSGFWMTVVKVELADIAFAVDSILAAVAIAVTLPHLGNFDVGGINAGQFGVMFLGGIIGVVMMRFAARWFVRVLEKFPSLETAAFLIVGWVGVKLAVLTLAHEKLGVIPHEFPHSTLWKATFWIVLVAIALSGYLVGVKNQKKEA, encoded by the coding sequence TTGGAAGCCATTTTATTAGAATACGCATGGGTATTAGTTGTATTAATTGTACTAGAAGGACTTTTAGCAGCGGACAATGCAGTCGTTATGGCGGTAATGGTTAAACATTTACCAAAAGTACAACAACAAAAGGCATTACTATACGGATTAGTAGGTGCATTCATTTTCCGTTTTGCCGCTTTATTCTTAATTACTGTACTCGTGAATTTTTGGCAAATTCAAGCTTTAGGCGCTGCTTACTTGCTATTCATGTCGATTAAGCATATTTACGATTCACGGAAAGCTGCAGGGGACTCAGATGAAATTAAAGAACCTAAAAAACAATCTGGTTTCTGGATGACAGTTGTTAAAGTTGAGCTTGCAGACATCGCCTTTGCAGTAGATTCTATTTTAGCAGCAGTTGCGATCGCAGTTACATTACCACATTTAGGGAATTTCGATGTTGGTGGCATTAACGCAGGTCAATTCGGCGTTATGTTCCTTGGTGGTATTATTGGGGTCGTAATGATGCGATTTGCAGCACGCTGGTTCGTACGTGTACTCGAAAAATTCCCGTCACTCGAAACGGCTGCCTTCCTTATCGTTGGTTGGGTTGGTGTGAAGTTAGCTGTCTTAACTTTAGCACATGAAAAATTAGGGGTTATTCCGCATGAATTCCCACACTCAACACTTTGGAAAGCTACATTCTGGATTGTATTAGTTGCAATCGCTCTAAGTGGCTACTTAGTAGGTGTAAAAAACCAAAAGAAGGAAGCTTAA
- a CDS encoding ABC transporter ATP-binding protein — translation MYKKFFSYYKPHKRLFVVDFSSAIIVAILELAFPLAVQWFIDKLLPTGEWSMIVKVSMLLLLVYVLSTVLNFIVNYLGHKLGINIETDMRQELFNHVQRQSFRFFDNTKTGHIMSRITNDLFDIGEFAHHGPEDLFIAIMTFVGAFVIMFNVNPTLALIAAIMVPFLMWLVTVSNIKMNNAWKTLYVKIADVNGRVEDSVSGVRVVKSFTNEAYEMERFKEQNGFFRSAKLYAYKIMAGAHSSIYMMTRLLTLVVLVVGAWLSFNGKLSYGGLVSFVLYTNVLIKPIDKISALLELYPKGMAGFKRFRELIEQEPEIQDREGAKQVTHLCGDISFKNVDFNYDTSKAVLQGISFDVHAGQTIAFVGPSGAGKTTICSLIPRFYDVTKGAITIDGLDVRNMTQASLREQIGIVQQDVFLFTGTIRENIAYGRLGASDEDVEKAAKRAHLESFIAELPDGYETQIGERGLKLSGGQKQRIAIARMFLKNPPILILDEATSALDTETEMIIQQSLAELAENRTTLIIAHRLATIRNADRVLVVTQNGIEEDGTYTELVAQDGIFAKLHHIQFRKTEIEKVVQ, via the coding sequence ATGTATAAAAAGTTTTTTTCATACTACAAACCACATAAACGATTATTCGTTGTCGATTTTTCTAGTGCGATTATTGTAGCAATACTAGAGCTCGCCTTTCCATTAGCTGTTCAATGGTTCATTGACAAACTACTGCCTACAGGGGAGTGGAGTATGATTGTCAAAGTAAGTATGTTGCTATTGCTAGTATACGTACTTAGCACCGTACTAAACTTTATTGTCAATTATTTAGGGCATAAACTTGGTATAAATATTGAAACCGATATGCGACAAGAACTGTTTAATCATGTCCAGCGCCAATCATTCCGTTTCTTTGATAATACGAAAACTGGGCATATTATGAGCAGAATTACAAATGATTTATTTGATATTGGTGAATTTGCCCATCACGGTCCAGAAGATTTATTTATTGCTATTATGACGTTTGTGGGTGCTTTCGTTATTATGTTTAATGTCAATCCAACACTTGCATTAATTGCAGCGATTATGGTGCCGTTCTTAATGTGGCTTGTAACAGTTAGTAACATTAAGATGAACAATGCATGGAAGACGTTGTACGTTAAAATTGCAGATGTAAACGGTCGTGTGGAGGATAGCGTTTCAGGTGTGCGCGTTGTGAAATCTTTTACAAATGAAGCGTATGAAATGGAACGTTTTAAGGAGCAAAATGGTTTTTTCCGTTCGGCAAAATTATACGCCTATAAGATTATGGCAGGGGCGCATTCGAGTATTTATATGATGACTCGTTTGTTAACGTTAGTTGTCCTAGTAGTAGGAGCCTGGTTAAGCTTTAATGGGAAATTATCGTACGGAGGACTTGTAAGCTTTGTATTGTATACAAATGTTCTTATTAAACCAATCGATAAAATTAGTGCGTTGTTAGAACTGTATCCGAAAGGGATGGCAGGCTTTAAGCGTTTCCGTGAGTTAATAGAGCAGGAGCCAGAAATTCAGGATCGTGAGGGAGCAAAGCAAGTAACACATTTATGTGGAGACATCTCGTTTAAAAATGTTGATTTTAATTATGATACGTCAAAAGCTGTTTTACAAGGTATTTCATTTGATGTGCATGCAGGACAAACAATTGCCTTTGTTGGTCCATCTGGAGCTGGAAAAACGACAATTTGTTCTTTAATTCCAAGGTTTTATGATGTCACTAAAGGGGCGATTACGATTGATGGCTTGGATGTACGTAATATGACACAAGCCTCTCTACGAGAACAAATTGGCATTGTACAACAAGATGTCTTTTTATTTACAGGGACAATTCGAGAAAATATTGCTTATGGTCGTTTAGGTGCAAGTGATGAAGACGTTGAAAAAGCAGCTAAAAGGGCGCATTTAGAATCGTTTATTGCAGAGCTTCCAGATGGTTATGAGACACAGATTGGTGAACGTGGCTTAAAGCTATCTGGTGGGCAAAAGCAACGTATTGCCATTGCACGTATGTTCTTGAAAAATCCACCGATTTTAATTTTGGATGAGGCAACTTCTGCGCTAGATACAGAAACGGAAATGATTATTCAACAATCGTTAGCGGAACTTGCTGAAAATCGAACAACACTCATCATTGCGCATCGTCTAGCGACTATCCGTAATGCGGATCGGGTGCTTGTTGTCACACAAAATGGTATTGAAGAGGATGGTACGTATACGGAACTAGTGGCACAAGACGGTATTTTCGCAAAATTACATCATATTCAATTTCGTAAAACAGAAATTGAAAAAGTAGTACAATAG
- a CDS encoding Ger(x)C family spore germination protein: protein MNKKILSIMLLVFTTLLSGCWDVTEPQRMYYVHALGIDYKDGNYETYMQIIDFANIAKSEQPNNPQAQQAEIGHAKGKTIEDSLFDLYHSIDQKAFWGHITYIILSEEVMKNNKVNQVLDFLTRYRETRYQIWVYGTKEPLDDLLVVTPINNKALTLSKLGDPLNSFKQESFVAPINLRKLVIGLNEPSHEVYLPLVSIDKGWVSSKGQSESVEIKGITLLSKEGLKGFLTEENANGIKWMTNETIRSEITGQIGANKQFVTVTLDHLKVHISPVVKNENVQFDIEIKMEANVLGITEEITTKEIRQLVKKQVEKEVRETFKESLALNTDIYRLSEQLYRKDVKTWKKLENNGKIDLTEDSIRNIKITVIKVNPGRESFIETITK, encoded by the coding sequence ATGAATAAAAAAATACTCAGTATAATGTTGTTAGTATTCACTACACTGTTATCAGGGTGTTGGGATGTCACTGAACCACAAAGAATGTACTATGTCCATGCGCTTGGTATAGATTATAAAGATGGCAATTATGAAACTTACATGCAAATTATTGATTTTGCCAATATAGCCAAATCCGAACAGCCAAATAATCCGCAAGCTCAACAGGCTGAAATTGGACATGCAAAAGGTAAAACAATTGAAGATTCTCTTTTCGATTTATATCATTCCATTGATCAAAAAGCGTTTTGGGGACATATCACCTATATTATACTTTCAGAAGAAGTAATGAAGAACAACAAGGTAAATCAAGTGCTCGATTTTTTAACTCGTTATCGTGAAACACGATATCAAATTTGGGTTTATGGCACAAAAGAGCCACTCGATGATTTACTTGTAGTTACACCGATAAATAATAAGGCTCTTACATTATCTAAACTCGGTGATCCGTTAAATTCTTTTAAACAAGAATCTTTTGTCGCACCGATTAACTTACGAAAATTAGTGATCGGTCTAAATGAGCCAAGTCATGAAGTTTATCTTCCATTAGTATCAATTGATAAAGGATGGGTATCTTCCAAAGGACAGTCGGAATCAGTGGAAATAAAAGGTATTACACTACTATCTAAAGAAGGATTAAAAGGATTTCTCACCGAAGAAAACGCAAATGGTATTAAATGGATGACCAATGAAACAATACGCAGTGAAATAACCGGGCAAATTGGAGCGAATAAACAATTCGTAACCGTTACATTAGATCATTTAAAAGTTCATATTTCTCCAGTCGTAAAAAACGAAAATGTACAATTTGATATCGAAATAAAAATGGAGGCTAACGTTCTTGGTATTACAGAAGAAATTACGACCAAAGAAATTCGTCAATTGGTCAAAAAACAGGTAGAAAAAGAAGTAAGGGAAACATTTAAGGAATCGTTAGCATTGAATACAGATATTTACCGTTTATCTGAACAGCTATATCGTAAAGATGTTAAAACATGGAAAAAATTAGAGAATAACGGTAAAATCGACTTAACGGAAGATTCTATTCGCAACATAAAAATAACAGTAATCAAAGTAAACCCTGGTAGGGAATCTTTTATTGAAACAATTACAAAATAG
- a CDS encoding spore germination protein, with product MPSTEKPLVLSTLKQLFEKSVDVHFQEYAFQQHKVQFVICEAMIDQQLLNDVIVMRVQALFDNLKDASLQDAINKQLHIPGLQQVTDQSEAITLIYNGHLLLFFETDDLLYASNIARKPNRNPEETRMEVLVKGPRDNFIEDISVNIALIRKRLPTNSLCVEKMELGKRSKTTVAILYFGDIANLEILNSIKVQLQSVDTDIVFSGDLLMERVNKNTRFFPKTDYTGRPDFAIQSLIRGRFLIFVDGVAYAVITPVNLFLLLKSGEDNEYPIVFSSLERLLRISGIFIGLLLPAFWLALTTYHQNQLPLLLLATVVQGRTGLPFPSSLEMLLMLLMFELFREAGLRLPSVIGGTISVVGGLIIGDAAIRAGVTSPEMIVIIAVSTIASFTLVNQSLVTTISIFRVGFILLSGFFGLFGFFISLYVTLLYLCNIRIFGNSYMQIGADLDWSTIKKTLLRLSPKGYTKRPNYIAPQDQTRTSEDKNE from the coding sequence ATGCCTTCAACAGAAAAGCCCTTAGTTTTATCAACCTTAAAGCAGTTATTTGAAAAGTCTGTTGATGTTCATTTTCAAGAATATGCATTCCAGCAACATAAAGTACAATTTGTCATCTGTGAGGCGATGATTGATCAACAACTTCTCAATGATGTCATTGTCATGCGTGTTCAAGCTCTTTTTGATAATTTAAAGGACGCATCACTACAAGATGCTATTAATAAACAGTTACACATCCCTGGCCTACAACAAGTAACAGACCAGTCAGAAGCCATTACACTTATTTATAATGGCCATTTACTTCTTTTTTTTGAAACGGATGATCTGCTTTATGCCAGTAATATTGCCAGAAAGCCTAATCGTAATCCTGAAGAAACTAGGATGGAAGTACTCGTTAAAGGACCTAGAGATAATTTTATTGAAGATATCTCGGTCAATATTGCATTAATACGAAAACGACTACCTACGAATTCCTTATGTGTAGAAAAAATGGAACTTGGGAAACGCTCAAAGACAACCGTTGCTATACTTTATTTTGGCGACATTGCGAACTTGGAAATTTTAAATAGTATAAAAGTACAATTACAATCAGTCGATACGGATATTGTATTTAGCGGTGATTTACTAATGGAGCGTGTAAACAAAAATACAAGGTTTTTCCCAAAAACTGATTATACAGGACGGCCAGATTTTGCAATTCAATCATTGATACGAGGACGTTTTTTAATTTTTGTAGATGGCGTAGCTTATGCTGTCATTACACCTGTTAATTTATTTTTACTGTTAAAGTCAGGGGAAGATAATGAATACCCGATTGTTTTTAGTTCACTTGAACGTTTACTACGTATATCTGGAATTTTTATCGGCCTACTGTTACCTGCTTTTTGGCTTGCTTTAACAACCTATCACCAAAATCAATTACCTTTATTGCTTTTAGCAACTGTTGTCCAAGGTCGAACCGGCCTACCCTTCCCCTCTTCGCTTGAAATGCTATTGATGCTATTAATGTTTGAGCTGTTTAGAGAAGCAGGCTTACGTCTACCATCTGTAATCGGTGGAACGATAAGTGTCGTTGGTGGTTTAATTATTGGCGATGCAGCAATACGTGCAGGTGTTACAAGTCCAGAAATGATTGTAATTATTGCCGTTTCTACCATTGCTTCCTTTACACTCGTTAATCAATCGCTCGTTACGACAATCAGTATTTTCCGCGTTGGCTTCATTTTATTAAGCGGCTTTTTTGGTTTATTCGGCTTTTTTATTTCACTATACGTAACCCTTCTTTACTTATGTAATATTAGAATATTCGGTAACTCTTATATGCAAATTGGCGCTGATTTAGATTGGTCAACCATTAAAAAAACACTGTTACGCTTATCACCAAAAGGTTATACCAAGCGTCCAAACTATATTGCACCACAAGATCAAACCCGTACGAGTGAGGATAAAAATGAATAA
- a CDS encoding endospore germination permease, whose amino-acid sequence MKGVGSISILHVVFLAMTVIGLKNHVTIMPPLLETAERDSWLSVIFTSILMFPWLFLLVYIHRKSNQEPLKDWLPQKIGKIGSKIVIYTIAIYLIIIAAFTMIETLQWVNTTFLPRTPRLILLAIYVVLCILLVTTSLQTIVIVNVFVLLAVVVFGFFVAFTNLQVKDYDLLRPFFEHGFTPVLQGLIYPASGFSELILFLLIQHQIKDRMRWHHFAIILLILAGLTMGPLVGAITEFGPAEASKQRYPAYEEWGLVTIGRYVEHLDFLSIYQWLTGTFIRVGFILYIVTDLLGMAGDHRRIWKFIALPFFFICLPLMLLNEHIFLQLKGNYMLAGTFIFFFLLSIFLMIVAFMSGKKGKKSKADTQDTESGDT is encoded by the coding sequence ATGAAAGGTGTAGGATCAATTAGTATTTTACATGTTGTCTTCCTAGCAATGACCGTTATTGGCTTAAAAAATCACGTTACAATTATGCCTCCGTTATTGGAAACTGCAGAAAGAGATAGCTGGCTATCTGTAATTTTTACATCGATTTTAATGTTTCCTTGGCTCTTTCTTTTAGTTTATATTCATAGAAAATCGAATCAAGAGCCTTTAAAAGATTGGCTACCACAAAAAATCGGAAAAATCGGTTCTAAAATCGTGATTTATACTATTGCAATTTATCTTATCATTATTGCGGCCTTTACAATGATTGAAACCTTACAGTGGGTAAATACCACTTTTTTACCTAGAACGCCAAGGTTAATCTTGCTTGCTATATACGTCGTTCTTTGTATCCTACTTGTTACGACAAGTTTACAAACGATCGTCATCGTCAATGTATTCGTTTTATTAGCTGTAGTCGTTTTTGGATTTTTTGTTGCCTTTACAAACTTACAAGTTAAGGACTATGACCTACTACGTCCTTTTTTTGAACATGGATTTACGCCTGTTTTACAGGGGCTCATCTACCCCGCCTCGGGATTTTCGGAATTAATATTATTTTTACTCATACAACACCAAATTAAAGATCGTATGCGTTGGCATCACTTTGCCATTATACTCCTAATTTTAGCAGGGCTAACAATGGGTCCCCTCGTTGGTGCCATTACAGAGTTTGGACCAGCAGAGGCCTCAAAACAACGCTATCCGGCTTACGAAGAATGGGGCTTAGTAACAATAGGACGCTATGTGGAGCATCTAGACTTTCTTTCAATTTATCAATGGTTAACTGGCACATTTATTCGAGTCGGATTTATTTTATATATTGTTACAGATTTATTGGGCATGGCAGGAGATCACCGACGTATTTGGAAATTCATTGCACTTCCATTCTTTTTTATATGTCTACCACTAATGTTATTAAATGAACACATATTTCTACAACTTAAAGGAAATTATATGTTAGCAGGTACATTTATTTTCTTTTTCTTACTATCCATATTTTTAATGATTGTAGCTTTCATGTCAGGAAAGAAAGGAAAAAAATCTAAAGCCGATACCCAAGACACGGAAAGTGGTGACACTTGA
- a CDS encoding DUF3298 and DUF4163 domain-containing protein yields MDKKLEELKKHYNDVPIPKELDFVVESALKQGKRKKKNRGPQWLLGTAAAAMLFTASLNISPAMARTLSDIPVVGSVIKVLTWTEYEVADDTYDATIKVPSIEHLENTDLANALNEKYRSEGKALYDDFIAEVGDLKANGGGHYGIDSGYEIKTDNDQILSIGRYIVNTVGSSSTVMHYDTIDKQNEILITLPSLFKDDSYIHAISENIKEQMREQIAATNEDKVYWIKGAGLPDEDLMEVFTTINKEQQFYISEKGKLVISFDKYEVAPGYMGVVEFEIPTDVLQNSLVSNKYIH; encoded by the coding sequence ATGGATAAAAAATTAGAAGAGTTAAAAAAACATTATAATGACGTTCCAATACCAAAAGAGCTTGACTTTGTAGTTGAAAGTGCACTAAAACAAGGAAAAAGGAAGAAAAAAAATCGAGGACCGCAATGGTTACTTGGAACAGCGGCAGCTGCTATGCTATTTACAGCTAGTTTAAATATTAGCCCTGCAATGGCACGTACATTGTCTGATATTCCTGTAGTAGGGAGTGTCATAAAAGTACTGACATGGACAGAATATGAAGTAGCTGATGACACATATGACGCTACTATTAAAGTACCTTCTATTGAACATTTAGAAAATACAGATCTTGCAAATGCTTTAAATGAAAAATATCGTTCAGAAGGAAAAGCACTTTATGATGACTTTATTGCAGAAGTTGGCGATTTGAAAGCAAATGGCGGTGGTCACTATGGAATAGATAGCGGCTATGAAATTAAAACGGATAACGACCAGATTTTATCGATAGGACGTTATATTGTCAATACAGTAGGATCATCATCTACCGTTATGCACTATGATACGATTGATAAACAAAACGAAATTTTAATTACGCTGCCAAGTCTATTTAAAGATGATAGCTATATTCATGCTATTAGTGAGAATATTAAAGAACAAATGCGTGAACAAATTGCTGCAACAAACGAAGATAAAGTGTATTGGATTAAAGGAGCGGGCTTGCCTGATGAAGATTTAATGGAAGTGTTTACTACGATCAATAAGGAACAACAATTCTACATTTCTGAAAAAGGAAAACTCGTTATTTCATTCGATAAATATGAAGTAGCACCTGGCTATATGGGTGTAGTGGAATTTGAAATTCCAACAGACGTTCTTCAAAATAGTCTTGTAAGTAATAAATATATTCATTAA
- a CDS encoding sigma-70 family RNA polymerase sigma factor, whose product MKTRNAFQHEEVFVQLIREQKERFYLLAYSYTKNEQDALDIVQDSIQKAMLSLDRLEHVDYMKSWFYKIVVRTAIDFLRKHNRLQVTDDNTLQYLTPAQEDIYENIDLEHALEELPQMYREVVILHYFEDLKLADVANILDIKLSTAKSRLYKALKLLKIQLQDGKGETAHG is encoded by the coding sequence ATGAAAACAAGAAATGCATTTCAACATGAAGAGGTGTTTGTCCAGTTAATTCGTGAACAGAAAGAACGATTTTATTTGCTTGCCTATAGCTATACGAAAAATGAGCAGGATGCACTTGATATAGTACAAGACAGTATTCAAAAAGCCATGCTTTCTCTCGATCGATTAGAGCATGTGGATTACATGAAAAGCTGGTTTTACAAAATTGTTGTACGTACAGCCATTGATTTTTTGCGCAAGCATAATCGCTTACAAGTGACGGATGATAACACTTTACAATATTTAACTCCTGCTCAAGAAGATATTTACGAGAACATCGATTTAGAGCATGCTTTAGAGGAATTACCTCAAATGTACCGTGAAGTCGTGATTTTACATTATTTCGAAGATTTAAAGTTAGCTGATGTTGCCAACATACTGGACATAAAGCTAAGCACAGCTAAATCACGCCTATATAAAGCTTTAAAACTGTTAAAAATACAACTCCAAGATGGGAAGGGAGAAACAGCACATGGATAA
- a CDS encoding TSUP family transporter, translating to MPFDLDPNILLILIIFGFLAAFIDSVVGGGGLISLPALLFVGLPPSAAVATNKLAGTMGSLTSTITFYRSGKLDIKSVYKLFPFVFFGSMIGAWIVHLIDPSVLKPLMLIMLAAVAVYTIFKKDWGSISTYKKLTPKRYAFFVLIITLIGFYDGFLGPGTGSFLLFAFLIVGFDFLKSAGNAKFLNFGSNIAALLMFIYLGQIHYTYGFAMGLAQIAGAIVGSKFAIKRGSSYVRKLFIVVTILLLLKNTYDYFS from the coding sequence GTGCCCTTCGATTTAGACCCAAATATATTATTAATTCTTATTATTTTTGGCTTTTTGGCTGCATTTATCGACTCTGTAGTTGGTGGTGGTGGGCTCATTTCATTACCTGCTCTCCTATTTGTAGGATTACCACCATCCGCAGCTGTCGCAACAAATAAACTAGCGGGTACAATGGGATCTTTAACTAGTACCATTACGTTTTACCGCTCTGGGAAGCTAGATATTAAATCTGTCTATAAGCTGTTTCCTTTTGTTTTTTTCGGCTCCATGATTGGCGCATGGATTGTCCATTTAATTGATCCAAGTGTTTTAAAGCCTTTAATGTTAATCATGCTAGCGGCTGTAGCTGTTTATACGATTTTCAAAAAAGACTGGGGTAGTATTTCCACATATAAAAAGCTAACACCTAAACGATATGCTTTTTTCGTCCTTATTATTACTTTAATTGGCTTCTATGATGGTTTTTTAGGCCCTGGTACCGGATCATTCTTACTGTTTGCCTTTTTAATCGTTGGCTTTGACTTTTTAAAATCAGCCGGCAATGCCAAGTTTTTAAACTTTGGAAGCAATATAGCAGCGCTTCTAATGTTTATATACTTAGGTCAGATTCATTATACTTACGGCTTCGCTATGGGACTAGCTCAAATTGCAGGTGCGATAGTCGGTTCAAAATTTGCTATTAAACGCGGGAGTAGTTACGTGCGTAAACTATTTATCGTTGTTACCATCCTATTATTGCTGAAAAATACATACGACTATTTTTCGTGA
- a CDS encoding LLM class flavin-dependent oxidoreductase, whose protein sequence is MKLSILDQIPVPKGHTAEQAFLRTEQLALLGEELGFNRMWLAEHHSSESLASSAPEITAAFLAAKTKRLRIGTGGVMMMHYSPYKLAEVFKTLSALAPNRIDFGVGRAPGGDHASIYALAEGRRQHFNEQYDKLDIILKLMNNQKTGESVYDQVIASPTNIQLPEAWLLGSSGQSAMQAGQRGVGYSYAQFFTGNMSKDIFDTYRSYFTPSYYMEKPQIIVTYATTVADTLEEAEYLAKPIDITRLQLMKGQIIQAMSPEEAKDYPLTEMDKMMIANNRKANIVGTPKEVAAFLVAEQEQYGFDEVMLNCNQYAQESRLNCYKLLANELI, encoded by the coding sequence TTGAAATTAAGTATTTTAGATCAAATTCCTGTACCGAAAGGTCATACTGCTGAACAGGCCTTTTTGCGTACAGAACAATTAGCGCTCTTAGGGGAAGAACTTGGCTTTAATCGCATGTGGTTAGCAGAGCATCATAGTAGCGAATCACTAGCAAGCTCAGCACCTGAAATTACAGCAGCCTTTTTAGCGGCGAAAACAAAACGTCTGCGGATTGGCACAGGGGGCGTCATGATGATGCATTATTCTCCCTACAAGCTGGCAGAAGTATTTAAAACATTAAGTGCACTAGCACCGAATCGCATTGACTTTGGTGTTGGCCGTGCTCCTGGTGGAGACCATGCATCAATCTATGCATTAGCAGAGGGACGTAGACAACATTTTAATGAACAATATGATAAGCTCGATATCATTTTAAAATTGATGAATAATCAAAAAACGGGCGAGTCTGTCTATGATCAAGTGATTGCTTCGCCTACTAACATACAATTACCAGAAGCGTGGTTGCTCGGCTCAAGTGGTCAAAGTGCCATGCAGGCAGGGCAACGTGGTGTAGGTTATTCGTATGCTCAGTTCTTTACGGGTAATATGTCCAAAGATATTTTTGATACGTATAGATCTTATTTTACACCTTCTTATTATATGGAAAAACCGCAAATTATCGTTACCTATGCAACAACGGTTGCTGATACGTTAGAGGAAGCGGAATACTTAGCTAAGCCAATTGATATTACGCGCCTTCAGCTTATGAAGGGGCAAATTATTCAGGCGATGTCACCAGAAGAGGCGAAGGATTATCCATTAACAGAGATGGATAAAATGATGATTGCCAACAACCGCAAAGCAAATATTGTAGGCACACCGAAGGAAGTTGCAGCATTTTTAGTAGCAGAGCAGGAACAATATGGCTTTGATGAAGTGATGCTAAACTGCAATCAATATGCGCAGGAAAGTCGCTTGAATTGCTATAAACTACTGGCAAATGAATTGATTTAA
- the yfkAB gene encoding radical SAM/CxCxxxxC motif protein YfkAB: MTTLQKITPSFDPWEAYLDVEQHGHMTLSNIEFTTTTLCNMRCAHCAVGYTLQNKDPEALPMDIITKRLDEIPHLKTLSITGGEPMMSKKSVQNYVLPLLKYAHARGVRTQINSNLTIEPERYLLIAPYLDVLHISHNWGTVDEFVETGFAMMARKPTYEQRAALFQRMIDNARMLAEHGVMVSAETMLNKKTLPYLEHIHNQIINEMQCARHEVHPMYPSDFASSLTSLSLEETRAAIHHLLDVRDENTWMLFGTLPFYPCSTNEEDQKLLKRLRETKNVTMRNDPDGRSRLNVNIFTGDVIVTDFGDASALGNIVHDKLPAIFDKWMATDLAKSLNCHCPAVKCLGPNVLVKNMYYQDTTFMSGSAKL; this comes from the coding sequence ATGACGACCTTACAAAAAATTACGCCCAGCTTTGATCCGTGGGAAGCATATTTAGATGTCGAACAACATGGGCACATGACCCTATCAAATATTGAATTTACAACAACAACCCTTTGTAATATGCGCTGCGCTCACTGTGCTGTAGGCTATACATTGCAAAATAAGGATCCAGAGGCACTGCCAATGGACATAATCACGAAACGCCTTGATGAAATTCCACACTTAAAAACACTTAGTATTACTGGTGGCGAACCGATGATGTCTAAGAAATCAGTTCAAAATTATGTACTACCCCTATTAAAATATGCACATGCACGTGGAGTTCGTACGCAAATCAACTCGAACTTAACAATCGAGCCAGAACGTTATTTACTCATTGCACCTTATTTAGATGTTTTACATATTTCTCATAACTGGGGTACAGTTGATGAATTTGTTGAAACAGGATTTGCAATGATGGCACGTAAGCCTACCTATGAGCAACGTGCAGCTCTTTTCCAACGCATGATTGATAATGCGCGTATGCTTGCTGAGCATGGCGTTATGGTTTCTGCTGAAACAATGCTCAACAAAAAAACGTTGCCTTACTTAGAGCACATCCACAACCAAATTATTAATGAGATGCAATGTGCTCGTCATGAAGTACATCCGATGTATCCGTCTGACTTCGCAAGTTCGCTAACATCTCTTTCTCTAGAGGAAACACGTGCAGCGATCCATCATTTACTTGATGTACGCGATGAAAATACTTGGATGCTCTTTGGTACATTGCCGTTTTATCCTTGTAGCACTAATGAGGAAGATCAAAAACTATTAAAACGGTTACGAGAGACTAAAAACGTCACAATGCGTAATGATCCAGACGGTCGTTCACGACTAAATGTCAATATCTTTACAGGTGATGTCATCGTTACAGACTTTGGTGATGCATCAGCTCTCGGTAATATCGTTCATGATAAACTACCAGCAATTTTCGACAAATGGATGGCTACAGATTTAGCAAAATCTTTAAACTGCCACTGTCCAGCTGTGAAATGTTTAGGTCCGAATGTCTTAGTTAAAAATATGTATTATCAAGACACGACTTTTATGAGCGGCTCAGCGAAACTTTAA